A portion of the Thermoanaerobaculia bacterium genome contains these proteins:
- a CDS encoding NmrA/HSCARG family protein, whose amino-acid sequence MPEKKIIAVIGATGAQGGGLARAIAADHSGTFAGRAITRKPDSEKGKALAALGLEVVAADLDDPKSLERAFAGAHGVYGVTNFWEHLSPEKELAQAGAIARAAKSAGVAHVIWSTLEDTRLRVPLSDPRVPTLREKYKVPHFDAKGEADRFFSGVPTTFLLAAFYWDNFIYFGAGPRRMPDGSVVLALPLGGGKLPGIAAEDIGRCALGIFRRGSEMIGRRVGIAGEILSGAEMAAAFSRALGQTVNFFDMPFDQYRALGFPGADDMGNMFQFQAIFNDEFCRSRDVALSRALDPELQSFAQWLDRNAGKIAIG is encoded by the coding sequence ATGCCGGAAAAGAAGATCATCGCAGTCATCGGCGCAACGGGAGCGCAGGGCGGGGGTCTGGCGCGCGCGATCGCGGCGGACCACTCGGGGACGTTCGCCGGTCGGGCGATCACGCGGAAGCCCGACTCCGAGAAAGGCAAGGCGCTCGCCGCCCTCGGCCTCGAGGTCGTCGCGGCGGACCTGGACGATCCGAAGAGCCTCGAGCGGGCGTTCGCCGGCGCGCACGGAGTCTACGGCGTGACGAACTTCTGGGAACACCTCTCGCCCGAAAAAGAGCTCGCGCAGGCCGGGGCGATCGCGCGCGCCGCGAAATCGGCCGGCGTCGCCCACGTGATCTGGTCGACGCTCGAGGACACCCGGCTCCGCGTGCCCCTCTCCGACCCGCGGGTCCCGACGCTCAGGGAGAAGTACAAGGTCCCGCACTTCGACGCGAAGGGGGAAGCGGACCGGTTCTTCTCCGGCGTTCCGACGACGTTCCTCCTCGCGGCTTTCTACTGGGACAACTTCATCTATTTCGGGGCGGGCCCGCGACGCATGCCGGACGGGAGCGTCGTCCTCGCGCTTCCGCTCGGCGGCGGAAAGCTCCCCGGCATCGCCGCGGAGGACATCGGACGGTGCGCCCTGGGCATCTTCCGCCGCGGGAGCGAGATGATCGGCCGCCGCGTCGGAATCGCCGGAGAAATCCTTTCGGGCGCCGAGATGGCGGCGGCGTTCTCCCGCGCGCTCGGACAGACGGTGAACTTCTTCGACATGCCGTTCGACCAGTACCGGGCCCTCGGCTTCCCCGGCGCGGACGACATGGGGAACATGTTTCAGTTCCAGGCGATCTTCAACGACGAGTTCTGCCGGAGCCGCGACGTCGCGCTCTCGCGGGCGCTCGATCCGGAGCTCCAGAGCTTCGCGCAGTGGCTCGACCGGAACGCGGGGAAAATCGCGATCGGATAG